In a single window of the Pseudoxanthomonas sp. F37 genome:
- a CDS encoding DUF1080 domain-containing protein — MPRPLLMATCLLAPWGLAAAPAIAQATADPQRDPARTEVWKPVPAMVATPRDAAPSDAVVLFDGKDLSAWDGEQGGQARWAVADGAFTVVPGSKGIRTKRRFCDIQLHVEWRTPAETRGLEGQQRGNSGIFLQEVYELQVLDSYDNPTYPNGQAASIYKQAIPLVNASRAPGQWQVYDIIWKAPRFSDGGGLVSPARITVLHNGVLVQNDTVVSGKTEYIGAPSYPPHGCAPIYLQDHDARVSFRNVWVREL; from the coding sequence ATGCCCCGACCCCTCCTGATGGCGACCTGCCTGCTGGCCCCTTGGGGGCTGGCCGCGGCGCCCGCGATCGCGCAGGCCACCGCCGACCCGCAGCGCGATCCCGCCAGGACCGAAGTCTGGAAGCCGGTCCCGGCGATGGTCGCCACGCCCCGCGACGCCGCGCCCTCCGATGCCGTGGTGCTGTTCGACGGCAAGGACCTGTCGGCGTGGGACGGCGAGCAGGGCGGCCAGGCGCGCTGGGCGGTGGCCGACGGCGCATTCACGGTGGTGCCGGGCAGCAAGGGCATCCGCACGAAGCGGCGCTTCTGCGATATCCAGTTGCATGTGGAATGGCGCACGCCTGCCGAGACCCGGGGTTTGGAGGGGCAGCAGCGCGGCAACAGCGGCATCTTCCTGCAGGAGGTCTACGAACTGCAGGTGCTCGACAGCTACGACAACCCCACCTATCCCAACGGGCAGGCGGCATCGATCTACAAGCAGGCCATTCCGCTGGTGAACGCCTCGCGCGCACCGGGCCAATGGCAGGTCTACGACATCATCTGGAAGGCGCCGCGCTTCTCCGACGGCGGCGGCCTGGTCTCCCCGGCGCGCATCACGGTGCTGCACAACGGTGTGCTGGTGCAGAACGATACGGTCGTGTCGGGCAAGACCGAATACATCGGCGCGCCCTCGTATCCGCCCCACGGCTGCGCCCCGATCTACCTGCAGGACCACGACGCCAGGGTCAGCTTCCGCAACGTCTGGGTGCGCGAACTCTGA
- a CDS encoding gluconate 2-dehydrogenase subunit 3 family protein, with product MERRELLKMIAAATGAAMIGLPAFTRAQAPVAGAASAFSEADVALLDEVADTILPRTSTPGAKDAGAGAFMARYVADCYTPQNQAIFRDGLADLDRRGGQRFLALSPDARSALLRTLDAEARAGLATTAKEGGVDPGPLAPHYFTMLKQLAIFSFFTSRPGATEALRYVPVPGRYDGDLAYTPGTPAWATE from the coding sequence ATGGAACGTCGCGAACTGCTGAAGATGATCGCCGCCGCCACCGGCGCGGCCATGATCGGCCTGCCGGCATTCACCCGCGCGCAGGCGCCGGTTGCCGGCGCCGCGAGCGCTTTTTCCGAAGCCGATGTGGCGCTGCTGGACGAGGTGGCCGATACCATCCTGCCGCGGACCAGCACGCCGGGGGCCAAGGATGCGGGCGCGGGCGCGTTCATGGCCCGGTACGTGGCCGATTGCTACACGCCGCAGAACCAGGCGATCTTCCGCGACGGTCTGGCCGATCTGGACCGGCGTGGCGGGCAACGGTTCCTCGCGCTGTCGCCGGATGCGCGCAGCGCCCTGCTGCGCACGCTGGATGCCGAAGCCAGGGCGGGGCTGGCGACCACCGCGAAGGAAGGCGGTGTGGACCCGGGGCCGCTGGCGCCGCACTACTTCACCATGCTCAAGCAGCTGGCGATCTTCAGTTTCTTCACCTCGCGCCCGGGTGCGACCGAAGCGCTGCGGTACGTGCCGGTGCCCGGCCGCTACGACGGCGACCTGGCCTACACGCCGGGCACGCCGGCCTGGGCCACCGAATGA
- a CDS encoding GMC family oxidoreductase — translation MADNHYDAIVVGSGISGGWAAKELTEKGLKVLMLERGRNIEHVKGYVNAMKESWDFPHRNHPTQEMRARFPVRVRDGGLGENTLDMWANEQDCPYTETKRFDWYRGYHVGGRSLLWGRQSYRLSDLDFEANLKEGIATDWPIRYADIAPWYDHVERFAGIAGTREGLDVLPDGEFLPPIPLNIVEKDVAARIKQAFGGTRHLIHSRTANITQPRPEQGRVNCQYRNKCILGCPFGAYFSTQSATLPAAMKTGNLTLRPFSIVKEVLYDKDRKRARGVEIIDAENGQTYAYTAKVVFLNASSFNSTWLLMNSATDVWEGGLGSSSGELGHNVMDHHFRVGASGRVEGYEDKYYSGRRPCGFYIPRFRNVGSDKRAYARGFGYQGGASRAGWSREIAELNIGAELKQALTQPGEWHIGMTGFGEMLPYHDNRISLDPARKDKWGLPVLAMDVSMRENERAMRKDMGADAAEMLEAAGIRDVRVHDDDYAPGMGIHEMGTARMGRDRKSSVLNMHNQVWDAPNVYVTDGACMTSSACVNPSLTYMALTARAADHAVRELKAGNL, via the coding sequence ATGGCAGACAATCACTACGACGCCATCGTCGTCGGCTCGGGCATCAGCGGCGGTTGGGCGGCCAAGGAGCTGACCGAGAAAGGCCTCAAGGTCCTCATGCTGGAGCGTGGCCGCAACATCGAGCACGTCAAGGGCTACGTGAACGCGATGAAGGAGTCGTGGGATTTCCCGCACCGCAATCATCCCACCCAGGAGATGCGGGCCAGGTTCCCGGTCCGCGTGCGCGACGGCGGCCTGGGCGAGAACACGCTGGACATGTGGGCGAACGAGCAGGATTGCCCCTACACGGAAACCAAGCGCTTCGACTGGTACCGCGGCTACCACGTCGGCGGCCGATCGCTGCTGTGGGGCCGGCAGAGCTATCGCCTGTCGGACCTGGACTTCGAGGCGAACCTCAAAGAGGGCATCGCCACCGACTGGCCGATCCGCTATGCCGACATCGCGCCCTGGTACGACCACGTCGAACGGTTCGCCGGCATCGCCGGTACGCGTGAGGGGCTGGACGTGCTGCCCGATGGCGAATTCCTGCCGCCCATTCCCTTGAACATCGTCGAGAAGGACGTGGCCGCGCGGATCAAGCAGGCCTTCGGCGGCACGCGCCACCTCATCCACTCGCGTACCGCCAACATCACCCAGCCCAGGCCCGAGCAGGGCCGGGTGAACTGCCAGTACCGCAACAAGTGCATCCTGGGCTGTCCGTTCGGCGCGTACTTTTCCACCCAGTCGGCCACGCTGCCGGCGGCGATGAAGACGGGCAACCTGACGCTGCGGCCGTTCTCCATCGTCAAGGAGGTGCTGTACGACAAGGACCGCAAGCGCGCGCGCGGGGTGGAGATCATCGATGCCGAGAACGGCCAGACCTACGCGTACACGGCCAAGGTGGTCTTCCTCAATGCGTCCTCGTTCAATTCCACCTGGCTGCTGATGAACTCGGCCACCGATGTCTGGGAAGGCGGCCTGGGTTCCTCCTCGGGCGAGCTGGGCCACAATGTCATGGACCATCATTTCCGCGTCGGTGCCTCGGGGCGCGTCGAGGGCTACGAGGACAAGTACTACTCCGGCCGCCGTCCGTGCGGTTTCTACATCCCGCGCTTCCGCAACGTCGGCAGCGACAAGCGCGCCTACGCGCGCGGCTTCGGCTATCAGGGCGGCGCCAGCCGCGCCGGGTGGTCGCGCGAAATCGCCGAGCTCAATATCGGGGCGGAACTGAAGCAGGCGTTGACCCAGCCGGGCGAGTGGCATATCGGCATGACCGGGTTCGGCGAGATGCTGCCGTATCACGACAACCGCATCAGCCTGGACCCCGCGCGCAAGGACAAGTGGGGCCTGCCGGTGCTGGCGATGGACGTGTCCATGCGCGAGAACGAGCGGGCCATGCGCAAGGACATGGGCGCCGATGCCGCGGAGATGCTGGAGGCCGCGGGCATCAGGGACGTGCGGGTGCATGACGATGACTACGCGCCGGGCATGGGCATCCACGAAATGGGCACCGCGCGGATGGGGCGGGACCGCAAGTCCTCGGTACTGAACATGCACAACCAGGTGTGGGATGCGCCCAACGTCTACGTGACCGATGGCGCCTGCATGACTTCCAGCGCCTGCGTGAATCCGTCGCTGACCTACATGGCGTTGACGGCGCGCGCGGCGGACCACGCGGTGCGTGAACTCAAGGCGGGGAATCTGTGA
- a CDS encoding TIM barrel protein: MSAPGAGFTRRDTLRAAVLGSIGLASTGLIAGAGAAAPLKGSLKHSVARWTFPKLSIAQLCQTVKDVGFSAIDLVGPQDWPTLKAHGVFSSMCNGAELGLDKGFAAAEFHDRLVERYTRHIDLVADAGYRNLICFSGNRNGMDPEEGLANAEAGLKRVLGHAEKRGVMLVMELLNSKVDHPDYLCDRSDWGVALCQRLGSGHFGLLYDIYHMQIMEGDVIATIRKHHAFFRHYHTAGVPGRHEIGADQELNYPAICRAIRDTGFDGYVAQEFVPTAADPIASLREAVRLCDI, from the coding sequence ATGAGCGCGCCAGGTGCGGGGTTCACCCGCAGGGATACGCTGCGTGCCGCCGTGCTGGGCAGCATTGGGCTGGCCAGTACCGGGCTGATCGCTGGCGCTGGCGCAGCGGCGCCGCTCAAAGGCTCGCTCAAACACTCCGTCGCCCGCTGGACGTTCCCGAAGCTGTCCATCGCACAGCTGTGCCAGACCGTGAAGGACGTGGGATTTTCCGCCATCGATCTGGTCGGCCCGCAGGACTGGCCCACGCTGAAAGCGCACGGCGTGTTCAGCTCGATGTGCAACGGCGCGGAGCTCGGCCTGGACAAGGGCTTCGCCGCTGCCGAGTTCCACGACCGGCTGGTCGAGCGCTACACCCGCCACATCGACCTGGTCGCCGACGCCGGGTACCGCAACCTCATCTGCTTCTCCGGCAATCGCAACGGCATGGATCCGGAGGAGGGCCTGGCCAACGCCGAAGCCGGCCTGAAACGGGTCCTGGGCCATGCGGAGAAGCGCGGCGTCATGCTGGTCATGGAACTGCTGAACTCGAAGGTGGATCACCCCGACTATCTGTGCGACCGCTCCGACTGGGGCGTGGCGCTGTGCCAGCGGCTGGGCTCCGGGCATTTCGGCCTGCTCTACGACATCTACCACATGCAGATCATGGAAGGCGATGTGATCGCCACGATCCGCAAGCACCACGCGTTCTTCAGGCATTACCACACCGCGGGCGTGCCCGGCCGGCACGAGATCGGCGCGGACCAGGAACTCAACTATCCCGCCATCTGCCGCGCCATCCGCGACACGGGCTTCGACGGTTACGTGGCGCAGGAGTTCGTGCCCACCGCCGCCGATCCCATCGCCTCGCTGCGCGAGGCCGTGCGCCTGTGCGACATCTGA
- a CDS encoding phytanoyl-CoA dioxygenase family protein, whose product MLEKLKQVYRGRGLPRSLRSLPAFQQIGALSRSMEVPGLHAALMTRELSAIVAGLGGRSPSNVQATQLLLSPPQQGAWTLQGLNWHVDVAADARGPVPGVQAFFLIDDVAPHGGATLALAGSHRPEVDGPALRRMLRMSTHLQQDLDRIGMGIVEMAGRAGDVFLMDMRLLHTPSVNATRSARIMATTRCLMND is encoded by the coding sequence GTGCTTGAGAAGCTCAAGCAGGTATACCGCGGCAGGGGACTTCCCCGGTCGCTACGTTCGTTGCCGGCGTTCCAGCAGATCGGAGCGCTGTCCAGGTCGATGGAGGTGCCGGGGTTGCATGCCGCGCTCATGACCCGCGAACTGAGTGCGATCGTTGCCGGTCTTGGAGGGCGCAGCCCCAGCAATGTCCAGGCGACGCAGCTGCTTCTGTCGCCGCCTCAGCAGGGCGCATGGACGCTGCAAGGCCTCAATTGGCATGTGGATGTGGCCGCTGATGCGCGTGGCCCCGTTCCTGGTGTGCAGGCGTTCTTTCTCATCGACGATGTCGCCCCGCATGGCGGCGCGACTCTCGCGCTCGCCGGCTCTCACCGGCCTGAAGTGGATGGGCCTGCGTTGCGGCGGATGCTCAGGATGTCGACGCACCTGCAACAGGATCTGGACAGGATTGGCATGGGGATCGTCGAGATGGCGGGGCGCGCAGGCGATGTGTTCCTGATGGATATGCGCTTGCTGCACACGCCGTCGGTCAATGCCACCCGAAGCGCAAGAATCATGGCCACCACGCGTTGCCTGATGAACGATTAG